The segment GTAATTTTGGGAGCTGGTTCTGAAGAAGAAAGATTCCAACAAAATAAATTTTTATCCCAATGGGTTTTTGACAATTGGGAGTGGAAAAAACAATAATGCCTCAAGAATTAACAGTTTTTTTGACAGCTATGACCCCTCTCGGAGAGCTAAGGGCGGCTTTGCCATTGGCGCTCCTAGGTTTTAAAATGAGTTTGTTTGGTGCTTATATAATTTCTGTTTTGGGCAATATGGTGCCGGTGTTTTTTTTGCTTTTATTTTATCGTTATTTGGCAGAATATTTAATGAAGAAATTTGTTTGGGCCAAGCGTTTTTTTGGTTGGCTGTTTGAAAGGACTAGAAAAAATTTTAAGGGTGATTATGAGAAATGGGGCAAGTTAGCCCTTATGATATTCGTGGCAATACCTTTCCCAATGACGGGGGCCTGGAGTGGGGCCCTGGTTGCTTGGTTGTTTGGTTTTAGATATTGGGAGAGCATTTTTTTTATTTTTATGGGCGTGTGCCTGGCCGGAGCAATAGTTGGGGCGGTGGTTGTTGGCGGGTCGGAGTTTTTTAAAATTTTATTTGTCAGCTAAATTTAATAATATGGAAGCACATAAAAAGATATATTTAATAGCCAATTGGAAGATGAAACTTGGCCATGAGGCGAGTATGGAGGTAGCAAAAGAGATAAAAAAGAGATATAAAGGCGAAGAGGGGCTGGAGCTGGTTGTTTGCCCGGCAGCCACAGATCTGGCAGAGGTGGGCAGGGTTTTTAGGGGAACAGACATAAAACTGGGGGCACAAAATATTTTTTATCATGACTTTGGATCTTATACGGGGCAGGTATCGCCCGCCGTTGCCAGGGAGTTGGGTTGCGAATATACCATAGTTGGACATTCAGAAATGAGAAAATTGGGTGAAACCGATGACGATGTCAACAGAAAAGTGGGGGCGGCTCTCAAAAATGGTCTAACCCCAATAGTCTGTGTGGGCGAGACATTTGAAGAATATCAAGAGAAGAAAACCGAGGTGGTGATAATAAATCAAGTGACAAAAGCCTTAGAGGATATAAAATTTGAAAAGGATCAAAAAGTTATTATTGCCTATGAGCCGGTGTGGGTGATAGGCAGTGGGCAGGCGGTAGAACATGGCGTTTTTCAGCACATCGTTCAGATTATTGTGCATACGGCGGTGGAGCTGGGCGCGGATGTCGTCGACAAATTTGAGGTTATTTATGGCGGCAGTGTTGATGAAGAAAATGTGCGAGATTTTATTATGGGTAATATTTCTACGGGGGTGATAGTGGGTAATAACAGTTTGACAGCGGAAAAATTTTTGGCTATTGTGAACGAGGTAAAATAATATGGTTTATTTTATTTTAGTTTTCATAATTATTTTTTGTTTGGCGGTTATTTTTTATTTAGTTGGCAACAAAGTGCGTAAATTAAAATTGATTGCCGTAGAAGAAATACCCCAAGAAAGACAAACAGAAGTCAAGAAAAGGCTTTTGGAGATTAAATTACAGAAAAAACTTTCTTCTTTCGTGAGAAAGATTTTTGGGTCAGTGTTGAATTTTTTTAAAAGCGCTGTTTCTAAAATGAAGCGAATCTTTGTTTTTTTTGTTAATTTTAAGAAAGTAAAATTGTTTAAAAAAGAAAAAGAAACCGGGGTGATAAAAAGGGAGATAAAAACTGGTATTTTGGCAAAAGACAAATTGGCTGAAGCCGAAGTTTTGATGAAAAAGAGGAAATGGGACGAGGCTGAGGAAAAATATATTGATATTTTAAAGGATGATCCAAAGAATGTGGGTGTTTTTATGGCTTTGGGTGATATTTATACAGCTAGAAAAGAATGGCAGTCGGCCGAGGAAACCTATCGACACATAATGAGAATAGACCCAAGTTTTTTACCGGCGCAAAAAGAACTTGGTGATGTTCTGGAGAGTGTTAAGAGCTGGGAAGACTTGAAAAAATTAACCCAATATATTTTAAAGAATGGTCATGAGGAGTTGTGGGTTTTTTTGAAGTTGGGTTTGAGTTATAAGAAGACAGGCTACCCGGATATTGCTGAAGAGTATTTTGAGAGAGCGGTGGAGCTGGAACCCAAGAACGAGTCGGCGCTTGACTATTTGATTGAGACGGCTATAATAAACAAAAATAAACCATTGGCGCTTAAAGCTTTTAACACGTTACTTGGTGTGAGCGCAGATTTATTAAAAATTCAGAGTTATAAAGATAAGATCGATATTCTTTAGTCAATAAAATACATTATCCGCCGTCTTAGCTCAGTTGGTAGAGCAACTCCATGGTAAGGAGTAGGTCCGCGGTTCAAATCCGCGAGACGGCTCCAGTAAATATTTTTAAATCGCCCCGATGTAGATCGGGGCGATTTTATAATTTGTAGTTTTTTGGTATGATTAAATTATAAACTAAGATTATAAAAATATGAAAATTATTATAAATTGGTTGATAAATACCGTGGCGGTGACAATTGCCGCTTATGTGATACCGGGGGTGAGGCTGGAAGGATTCTGGTCGGCGTTTTTTGCGGCCGTGGTTTTGGGATTGGTTAATGCCATAATAAAGCCAATATTTATTATTTTGACTTTGCCTATTAATATTTTGACTCTTGGTCTTTTCACTTTGGTGATAAATGCGCTGATGGTACTTTTGGTGGGTAAATTGGTACCCGGGTTTGAGATTGTCGGTTTGTGGCGGGCGATGCTATTTAGTATTATTTTGACGATTATCAACGCTATTCTAAATTCAGTAGTTAAAGAATAAATTTTATGAAGCAAATAAAATTAGTAATTTTGTTTTTAGCGCTGGGAATTTTGTTTGTTTTGCCAAAAATCGTTTGGGCAGAGCAGATTGATAATTATAAAGTGAATATTGTCGTCAACGCCGACAGTACTATATTGGTGGAGGAAAGAATTGATTATAATTTTGGCACAGAACAAAGACATGGTATTTATCGCGATATCCCTTATAAATATCAGGCGCGTGGTGGAAATTATAAACTAGAGATAGATAGCATATCAGTGACCGATGAGACGGGCGGAGCGATAAATTTTGAAACCAGTAAGAGTGGTGGAAAGTTAAAAATAAAAATTGGTGACGTGGACATTTATGTGACTGGGCAAAAGATTTATACCATAAGATATAGAGTCAAGGGCGCGATAAATTATTTTGCGGACCACGATGAGCTGTATTGGAATGCGACAGGCAATGATTGGCCGATGAATATTATTAATACTGAAGTGGTAGTAAAATTGAATTTTTTGAATACTAGTTCCCAGGAAATAACAGCGGTTTGTTACGCTGGTGGATTGGGTGTCCAAGATAGTAGTAATTGTCATTTTGCTTTTGGTGGTAATGGTGTCGGGTTTAAGAGCGGGTCATTGTACTCACGTGAAGGGCTGACAGTTGTGGTCGGTTGGCCAAAGGGATTTACCAAAGAACCAGGATTTTTGGATAAGGTTATCAAGAGGCTCAAAGATAATGGGGTTGTGTTAATGCCGATTTTAGTTTTGATTTTTTTATTTTGGTATTGGAAAAAATATGGTAAAGATCCTGCAGGCAGGGGGACAATCATCGCTGAATATGAGCCGCCAGTCGGAATTTTGCCGGGAGAAGCCGGAGTGGTTTATGATGAGAAATACCAGACCAAAGATTTGACAGCAACAATTATTGATCTGGCAAGGAAGGGATATTTGAGAATTGAGGAGATAAAAAAAGATTTCTTGGGGATTAAAACTGGCAAAGATTGGAAAATTACCAAGATTAAAGAGTGGGATGGCGAGCGTAATTTTGAATATAGTGTGTATGATTCTTTTTTGCAAAATGAAGTGATTATTTCAAAATTGCGTAGCGATGTGACTTTTGCGAAAAAAGCCAAAGAGGTAAAGAAGGAAATTTATGAGGCCGTGCGGAGTAAAGCTTGGTTTACAAAGGATCCGGAGAAACAAAGAGCAACTTTTGTTGCTATCGGTTGGTTATTTTTGGGGTTGTTATATTTTTTGGGAGGAATAGTTTTGGATTTTGGCGGTGGAATAGCGATTGGGTCACTGGTGATTTCTGGGGTGTTGTTTCTTGTTTTTTCTGGTATGATGCCCAAAAGAACCAAAGAGGGGGTTTTGATGAAAGAAAAGCTCGAAGGATTTAAATTGTTTTTATCAGTAACTGAAAAAGATAGAGTGAGTTTTCATTTTTCACCCTCAGCTCATCCGGAAAAATTTGCCGAGTATTTGCCTTGGGCGATTATTTTTGGAGTAGAGAAGGAGTGGGCAAAAGTGTTTGAGGGGATAGACTTGCCGCAGCCAGATTGGTATGTGGGGACATGGGCCGGAAATTATACAGCTTTGGCCTTGGCTGATTCGATGGGGTCATTTAATAATTCTTTTAGTAAAACCGCTGTTGGGTCAGCGGCGGCGGGTGGTAGGTCTGGTTTGGGCGGTGGTGGATTTTCTGGTGGCGGCTTTGGCGGCGGCGGAGGGGGTAGTTGGTAGGAAAATTTATAAAGTATTATCTATGATGTATTTTGAAAAAATAATTTTTTGAATTTACATATGTTAGAAAAAGTAGAGATCACACAAGAGGAAATGGAAAGAGCCAGATTTAGAAATTTACAGGTTTGTATATTGCAAGCCGCTGAACGGCGAGGAGTGTTAGAACATCAAGAAATTGCTGGTTTTTTAGAGGAAAATGCTGCAGAGTTGAGGGGGTTTATAGAAGATTTGGTTGATAGAGGCTTTATTAATGACGAAATAATAGAGGCGGGAGTTATTTATATAAAAACGCATATGCCAGCCGAGCCATAAAGGTATTTTAATTTTAATTAATTTTCCTCAAATTTTTTTGATAAGAAATAGCAAAGCGGTGGGCTTCGTCGCGGGCGCGGATAAGCAAATTTTCGTTGGCTTGAATAAAGTCAGCGATTTTTTGATTGTCTTTATCAAAAATAAATTCGTTTTTTTTGCGGGTTGGGCCTTTGGCAATACCAATAACGCCAAGAGTTAAGAATATAGATTTAAGATTTAAGATTTTTAAAACAGCATTTCTTTGAGGCACGCCACCATCGACAATGATTAAGTCTGGTATGGGCCAGCTGTTTTTTAATCTTCGCTCAATAATTTCTTTGAGACAATCAACATCGCTTTGGCCGGACACGGTTTTAATTTTAAATTTGCGGTATTCCGATTTAACTGGGCCATTATTATTAAAGACAACCATGCTACCGACCTTGCCAGTGGAGCCGAGATTAGAAATGTCATAAGCTTCAATTCGGCTAGGGCGGTAGGTTGGTGGGGCGGTAGGTTGGTGGAAATTATTGAATAAATCTTTGTTTAATAGTGTCACATCTTGGATATGTTGAAGGGATTTAATCTGGTTGCGGAGGCGAGCGGCTTCTTCAAAATTTTGCTGCTTAGAAGATAAAAGCATTTGTTTTTTAAGATTAGAGAGTAATCTTTTTTTGTTGCCTTTTAAAAATTCGATTAGGGGTTTAATAACTTTTTGTTTATATACTTGCGGAGTCATTTCGCCAGTGCAAACTCCAAGGCATTGGCCGAGCTGGTAATCAAAACAGGGTTTGGGTTGGTTGGGTGCGCATCGGGAAATATAGAATAGTTTGTGTAAAAGCTTGAGAGTTTCACGGGTGTTTAAACTTGGGAATGGCCCAAAGAGTTTTTTCTTTTTTATAAGTTTATCTTGAGCGGAGTGAAAGATCCTGTGGCTAGTGTTTTTCAAAACGGGATCCCTCGACTCGTCACTGGCGTTTCTCGCTCGGGATAAATTTGATACAATTTCATGTTGTCTAATGGTTTTTAGTTTGGGAAATTTTTCATTAGTTAAATATAAATAATTCCAACTTTTGTCGTCTTTCCAATCAATATTATATTTGGGCCGATATTTTTTGATATATTGACCTTCTAAAATGATAGCTTCTAAAACCGAATCTGTTTTAAGGGTTTTAATTTTTTTTACTTCTTCAATCATGGATTCTATGGGTCGAGAATTTTTTTGTTTGCCGGCGAAGTAGCTTCTCACCCTGTTTTTTAAAGAAGTGGCCTTACCAACATAAATCAGCTCATTATTGAAATTATAAAAGAGGTAGATACCGGGAGAGGCGGGGAGAGATTTGAGTTGGGATTGAAGAATTAACATTATATATTATTTATTATTTTAAAATTTTTCGTAAATACTCGCCGGTGTAGGAAAATTTATATTGGGCGACTTGTTCGGGGGTGCCGGCAAAGACTAGTTCGCCGCCAAGGTCGCCGCCTTCGGGACCGAGATCAACAATCCAATCAGCGCATTTGATGACGTCAAGGTTGTGTTCAATTACAAGTACAGTATTGCCCTGATCAACTAGGCGCTGCAAAACAGCGATTAATTTTCTAACGTCATCATAATGCAAGCCGGTGGTAGGTTCGTCTAGCAAATATAAAGTTTTAGTAGTATTTCTTTTGGCCAGCTCGCGAGAAAGTTTTATTCTTTGGGCTTCACCGCCGGAAAGCGTGGTGGCTGATTGGCCAAGCGTCAGATAGTCTAGGCCGACTTCGTTCAAGACTTTTAGCTTATCATAAATAAAAGGAATATCTTTGAAAAATTTTTCTGCTTCGGCAATAGTCATATTGAGAATATCAGAGATATTTTTATTTTTATAATGAATCGCCAAAGTTTCCTTATTAAACCTTTGGCCACGGCAGGCGTCGCAAATGATTTCCACACTGGGCAAAAAATGCATTTCAATTTGAAGGGTCCCCCGACCTTCACATTTTTCACACCGACCGCCGATAGAGCGGTTTGAACCTTCCCGTGGCGGGATACTTGGCACATTAAAGCTAAAACGGCCTGGACCATAGCCTTTCATCCGAGCTTCCGGCGTCATGGCAAAAAGATTTCTGATTTCATCAAAAGCCTTGGTATAAGTTGCAGGATTAGAGCGAGGAGTGCGGCCGATGGGGCTTTGGTCGATTTCAATAATTTTATCAATATACTCGGTGCCGGAAACTGATTTATGTTTACCGACATGATATTTGGTATGATTGAGATGATTGCTGATAGTGCGGTAAATAATTGAATCCATGAGGGTGGATTTACCAGAGCCAGAAACACCAGTGAGACAAACAAAGCGACGGAGCGGAATTTCCACATTGATATTTTTTAAATTATTTTCACTGGCGCCAGTGATTTTTATTTTGGGCGTAGCAGGGTCGACTTTGCGGCGTTTGGCTGACAAGGGGATAGTCAGTTCGCGGCGGAGGTATTGGCCGGTAAGAGATTTTTTGGGGTCACCAATAATTTTGACATCTGGTAACTCGTAACTCGTAGATTGTAACTCGCGATTGGATTTTTTATTTATTGATTTTAAAATATCAACCGTGGGGCCGGAAAAAATAATTTCGCCACCGTTGACGCCAGCACCGGGGCCAATATCCACAATCCAATCACTCATGAGAATAGTATCTTCATCGTGCTCAACAACTATAATGGTGTTGCCAATATCAGCCAGGTTTCGGAGGGTATTGACGAGTTTTTCATTATCGCGTTGATGTAAACCAATGGTTGGTTCATCCAAAACATAAAGCGCGCCAACCAGCCGAGTGCCAACTTGCGAGGCTAGCCGGATTCTCTGGGCTTCACCGCCAGAAAGCGTGCCGGCTTTTCTATTCAAACTAATATAGTGCAAGCCGACATCCAGCATAAATTGCAGGCGATTGCGAATTTCATTTAAAACCACGCCAGCGATTTCTTTTTCACGATCAGATATTTTTTCTTCAATTTTATCCAATAATTTATAGGCTTCGCCGATGGTTTCATTGGTAAAATCCCAAATATTTTTATTGTTGATTTTGACAGCGAGGGCATTATTATTCAATCTTTTGCCGTGGCATTTGGGACAAGGAGTTTCGGAAAAAAGTCCGTCAGTGCCGAGCCCGGTGCAATATTCGCAATAACCATAAGGAGAGTTGAAAGAAAAAAGGCGCGGTTCAATTTCGGGGAATGAATAGCCATCCTTGGGACAAGAAAATTCAGTACTAAATATTTGTTCATTAGTATCTGGATAAATTACAGTGCATAGACCATTGGATAAATCTATGGCAGTTTCAATGGCTTCGTTTAGACGACGGTGAAATTCATCTTTTTGTAACGAGTAATGTGTAACGGGTAATGTGTAATTAGGATTATTTTTATCTTTCTGAGTTTTGTTAATTGTGTTTTGGGTATTGATAAGTGGAATACGATCCACGATGACCTCAATGGTGTGTTTGAAATTTTTTTGTAAAATAATCCGGTTACGCAGAGATTTTATTTTGCCGTCAACTCGGACTTCCAGAAAGCCAGAATTGTAAAAATCATAAAGCATCTGATAATATTCGCCTTTGCGGCCGCGGACAACAGGGGAGAGAATAAGAATTTCATTATCCATTTGGGTTTTTGATGATACCCCCTCCCTCCGCTTCACGGAGTGCTCCCCCTTAGTAAGGGGGAGACTTTTAAGGTGCTTGTGGATTTGGACAGCCATTTCATCGGCAGTCATTTTGGAAAGCTTGGTGTGGCAAAGCGGGCAATGTGGTTCGCCAATGCGGGCATAAAGGACGCGCAGATAATCATAGATTTCGGTGATAGTGGCGACAGTGGAGCGGGGATTGGCGCTATGTGCTTTTTGGTCAATAGAAATGGCTGGCGAGAGGCCGTCGATTTCATCGACATCTGGTTTTTGCATACCGCCCAAAAATTGACGGGCATAGGCAGAGAGTGATTCAATATAGCGGCGCTGACCTTCAGCAAAAATGGTATCAAAAGCCAGACTGGATTTGCCAGAGCCAGAGAGACCAGTGAAAACAATCATTTTGTTGCGCGGGAGCTCCAGAGAAATATTTTTGAGATTATGTTCGCGGGCGCCCTTGATTATTATTTTTTCTTGCATAAGTTTGATAATACGCAAATACCACCCTGGATTGGATATACAGGGGGTAGATGAAAGGTTTAATTGGAGTTAATTATAAAATCAAAAGGAGAAGATGTCAATTTGACGGGATTTTTGAGGGTGGTAAAATAAGGTTTTCTAGAGGATAAAAAAATAACAAAAATACAATCAATTAAAAAATAGGAAGAAGGAGGTCATATATGTGTACTATCGCAGGCGCGGTTGCCAGGAAGCCCAAAAAGAACCTCATAAGTTTGGTGGTAAAAATGCTG is part of the Candidatus Kuenenbacteria bacterium genome and harbors:
- a CDS encoding ATP-binding cassette domain-containing protein, with protein sequence MQEKIIIKGAREHNLKNISLELPRNKMIVFTGLSGSGKSSLAFDTIFAEGQRRYIESLSAYARQFLGGMQKPDVDEIDGLSPAISIDQKAHSANPRSTVATITEIYDYLRVLYARIGEPHCPLCHTKLSKMTADEMAVQIHKHLKSLPLTKGEHSVKRREGVSSKTQMDNEILILSPVVRGRKGEYYQMLYDFYNSGFLEVRVDGKIKSLRNRIILQKNFKHTIEVIVDRIPLINTQNTINKTQKDKNNPNYTLPVTHYSLQKDEFHRRLNEAIETAIDLSNGLCTVIYPDTNEQIFSTEFSCPKDGYSFPEIEPRLFSFNSPYGYCEYCTGLGTDGLFSETPCPKCHGKRLNNNALAVKINNKNIWDFTNETIGEAYKLLDKIEEKISDREKEIAGVVLNEIRNRLQFMLDVGLHYISLNRKAGTLSGGEAQRIRLASQVGTRLVGALYVLDEPTIGLHQRDNEKLVNTLRNLADIGNTIIVVEHDEDTILMSDWIVDIGPGAGVNGGEIIFSGPTVDILKSINKKSNRELQSTSYELPDVKIIGDPKKSLTGQYLRRELTIPLSAKRRKVDPATPKIKITGASENNLKNINVEIPLRRFVCLTGVSGSGKSTLMDSIIYRTISNHLNHTKYHVGKHKSVSGTEYIDKIIEIDQSPIGRTPRSNPATYTKAFDEIRNLFAMTPEARMKGYGPGRFSFNVPSIPPREGSNRSIGGRCEKCEGRGTLQIEMHFLPSVEIICDACRGQRFNKETLAIHYKNKNISDILNMTIAEAEKFFKDIPFIYDKLKVLNEVGLDYLTLGQSATTLSGGEAQRIKLSRELAKRNTTKTLYLLDEPTTGLHYDDVRKLIAVLQRLVDQGNTVLVIEHNLDVIKCADWIVDLGPEGGDLGGELVFAGTPEQVAQYKFSYTGEYLRKILK
- a CDS encoding tetratricopeptide repeat protein; translated protein: MVYFILVFIIIFCLAVIFYLVGNKVRKLKLIAVEEIPQERQTEVKKRLLEIKLQKKLSSFVRKIFGSVLNFFKSAVSKMKRIFVFFVNFKKVKLFKKEKETGVIKREIKTGILAKDKLAEAEVLMKKRKWDEAEEKYIDILKDDPKNVGVFMALGDIYTARKEWQSAEETYRHIMRIDPSFLPAQKELGDVLESVKSWEDLKKLTQYILKNGHEELWVFLKLGLSYKKTGYPDIAEEYFERAVELEPKNESALDYLIETAIINKNKPLALKAFNTLLGVSADLLKIQSYKDKIDIL
- a CDS encoding small multi-drug export protein, yielding MPQELTVFLTAMTPLGELRAALPLALLGFKMSLFGAYIISVLGNMVPVFFLLLFYRYLAEYLMKKFVWAKRFFGWLFERTRKNFKGDYEKWGKLALMIFVAIPFPMTGAWSGALVAWLFGFRYWESIFFIFMGVCLAGAIVGAVVVGGSEFFKILFVS
- a CDS encoding phage holin family protein, coding for MKIIINWLINTVAVTIAAYVIPGVRLEGFWSAFFAAVVLGLVNAIIKPIFIILTLPINILTLGLFTLVINALMVLLVGKLVPGFEIVGLWRAMLFSIILTIINAILNSVVKE
- a CDS encoding GIY-YIG nuclease family protein, producing the protein MLILQSQLKSLPASPGIYLFYNFNNELIYVGKATSLKNRVRSYFAGKQKNSRPIESMIEEVKKIKTLKTDSVLEAIILEGQYIKKYRPKYNIDWKDDKSWNYLYLTNEKFPKLKTIRQHEIVSNLSRARNASDESRDPVLKNTSHRIFHSAQDKLIKKKKLFGPFPSLNTRETLKLLHKLFYISRCAPNQPKPCFDYQLGQCLGVCTGEMTPQVYKQKVIKPLIEFLKGNKKRLLSNLKKQMLLSSKQQNFEEAARLRNQIKSLQHIQDVTLLNKDLFNNFHQPTAPPTYRPSRIEAYDISNLGSTGKVGSMVVFNNNGPVKSEYRKFKIKTVSGQSDVDCLKEIIERRLKNSWPIPDLIIVDGGVPQRNAVLKILNLKSIFLTLGVIGIAKGPTRKKNEFIFDKDNQKIADFIQANENLLIRARDEAHRFAISYQKNLRKIN
- a CDS encoding DUF2207 domain-containing protein gives rise to the protein MKQIKLVILFLALGILFVLPKIVWAEQIDNYKVNIVVNADSTILVEERIDYNFGTEQRHGIYRDIPYKYQARGGNYKLEIDSISVTDETGGAINFETSKSGGKLKIKIGDVDIYVTGQKIYTIRYRVKGAINYFADHDELYWNATGNDWPMNIINTEVVVKLNFLNTSSQEITAVCYAGGLGVQDSSNCHFAFGGNGVGFKSGSLYSREGLTVVVGWPKGFTKEPGFLDKVIKRLKDNGVVLMPILVLIFLFWYWKKYGKDPAGRGTIIAEYEPPVGILPGEAGVVYDEKYQTKDLTATIIDLARKGYLRIEEIKKDFLGIKTGKDWKITKIKEWDGERNFEYSVYDSFLQNEVIISKLRSDVTFAKKAKEVKKEIYEAVRSKAWFTKDPEKQRATFVAIGWLFLGLLYFLGGIVLDFGGGIAIGSLVISGVLFLVFSGMMPKRTKEGVLMKEKLEGFKLFLSVTEKDRVSFHFSPSAHPEKFAEYLPWAIIFGVEKEWAKVFEGIDLPQPDWYVGTWAGNYTALALADSMGSFNNSFSKTAVGSAAAGGRSGLGGGGFSGGGFGGGGGGSW
- the tpiA gene encoding triose-phosphate isomerase, which encodes MEAHKKIYLIANWKMKLGHEASMEVAKEIKKRYKGEEGLELVVCPAATDLAEVGRVFRGTDIKLGAQNIFYHDFGSYTGQVSPAVARELGCEYTIVGHSEMRKLGETDDDVNRKVGAALKNGLTPIVCVGETFEEYQEKKTEVVIINQVTKALEDIKFEKDQKVIIAYEPVWVIGSGQAVEHGVFQHIVQIIVHTAVELGADVVDKFEVIYGGSVDEENVRDFIMGNISTGVIVGNNSLTAEKFLAIVNEVK